The DNA segment ATTCTTTCAAATTTCAGAGGTGTTTGATTTACAAACACCTCAAAATTCCCAAAACACTGAACACGAAGCAGACGGGATTGCTGAAACAGAGGCTGTTCTTTAATATATTGCAATTCCCTTTCGATATCCTCTTTGGATGCCGGCTTTAAAATATAGCCAGATACGTGCAAGTGGAACGCTGATACAGCATATTCACTGTATCCTGTTAAAAAAATAATAGAGGTGGCTTTCGAGCCTTCCCTGATTTTTTTCGCAAGCTCAAGACCATCAATACCCTGCATTTGTATATCAAGAAGTGCAACATCACAGGAGTGTGTACAGATATATTGCAGTGCAGCCTGTGGTGAGGTGAATCCTTGTACCTCGGTGATTCCTTCTATTTTCTCCACTTCTTTTTTTATCGCTGCCAATGCATTTACTTCATCATCGACACATACAATTTTCATATGAATTTCTCCCTCGCAATACGGTAATTGAAGCATCTGTCATTCTGCATTTGTTATACGGAATAATTTCCTGCCAATGTTATCTGCCCTATATAACAGCTTTGATATCTTAAACATTCAAAAATAAATTTACTTGTAAATTTTACCATAGATAATGTATCAAAAGCGTATCACAGCGATAAAGCATCGGCTGGATTTTGGATTTTCTAATATACTGCAGTAGGACTTTCTTTACGCTTTATAAGGAGGAAGCATTAGAGAGATTCCATGGACAGGAATACCGTATAAGCTTGTATATTATATAAGAAAAGCCTTAAAAAGCTATTGGATAAAAATTTTCTTTTTTCCATTCGCCGTGAAAAATAAAAAATGTCTGGACAGGAGGAGTCCTACAGGATAACGGGATTCCGCTAATGTCTTTGTATGATTATATATTACCAAGCACTTCTTTCCCTTCTATAAGGATGGACAAAAAAAATACGCCTTGTGTATGATAAGAAGGCGTATTTTATTCATGTATTACAACTGTAAATTATTTTGTTTTTTCGATAATTTCGATGAAGCTGTCTGCTTTCAGACTTGCCCCACCAATCAGTGCACCATCGATATCCGGCTGAGCCATGTATTCAACGATGTTGTTTGGCTTTACAGATCCGCCATACTGAACACGAACGTTTTCAGCAGCCTCGTCACCATACATAACACGTACCTGGTCACGAACGATACGGCAGCAGTTTTCTGCGATTTCAACAGAAGCGCTCTTTCCTGTTCCGATTGCCCAGATTGGCTCATATGCGATTACCATGTTTCCAACACATTTTGGACACATATCCGCAAGAGAACCAGTCAGCTGATCACGGATTACTTTTTCAGAATCTCCTGCATCATACTGAGCTTCTGTTTCACCGATACACAGAATTGGTGTAATTCCTGCATCAATCAGGCGTTTTGCCTTTTTGTTTACTGTTTCGTCTGTGTCATTGAACATTTCACGACGCTCAGAATGTCCGATGATACAATGTGTAACACCAACCTCCTGCAGCATAGGTACAGAAATTTCTCCTGTGAAGGCTCCACTGTCTTCCCAGTGGCAGTTTTCTGCAGCGATTACCAGGTTTTTCGCACCTGCAACAGCAGCAGACAGTGCCGTGTAAGGAGCACCAATACCGAATACAGCATTTTCACTTGCTGCAGCAGCATCTACAGCTTCCATGAATTCCTTTGTTTCCTTCATGGTTTTGTTCATTTTCCAGTTTCCAACAATAATTGGTTTTCTCATGTCTCGTTCTCCTATTTTCGTTTTTTTATTATTTATCTGCGATTACAGCGATTCCAGGCAGGACTTTACCTTCCATGTATTCCAGGGAAGCTCCACCACCAGTGGAAATGTGAGAGAATTTATCTGCGAAGCCAAGCTGGATTGCAGCAGCAGCACTGTCACCACCACCGATCACAGTTGTAGCACCCGGCAGCTCGGAAATAGCAGTACATACTTCCAGAGTTCCCTTAGCAAACGGTGCCATTTCAAACACACCCATTGGGCCGTTCCATACAACCGTTTTTGCACCAGCAAGTGCTTTCTTGTACAGCTCGATAGATTTTGGTCCGATATCCAGACCCATGTAATCTGCAGGGATGCTGTCATTGTCAGCGATTACTGTATTTGCATCTTCTGCAAATTTGTCTGCACATACATGGTCAACAGGCAGAATCAGCTTGCCCTCTGCTTTTTCGATGTATTCCTTTGCCAGCTCCACCTTGTCTTCTTCTACAAGGGATTTACCAACATTGCAGCCCATAGCCTTCAGGAA comes from the Erysipelotrichaceae bacterium 66202529 genome and includes:
- a CDS encoding response regulator produces the protein MKIVCVDDEVNALAAIKKEVEKIEGITEVQGFTSPQAALQYICTHSCDVALLDIQMQGIDGLELAKKIREGSKATSIIFLTGYSEYAVSAFHLHVSGYILKPASKEDIERELQYIKEQPLFQQSRLLRVQCFGNFEVFVNQTPLKFERMKSKELLAYLIDRKGAAVTTGELCAVLWEERPDSLSLRNQLRTLIADLTRTLKQAGMQQVLIKRRNQYAVAVDCVDCDYYHFLRGDTAAVNHYYGEYMAQYSWGEMTLGMLECMKTR
- a CDS encoding triose-phosphate isomerase, whose translation is MRKPIIVGNWKMNKTMKETKEFMEAVDAAAASENAVFGIGAPYTALSAAVAGAKNLVIAAENCHWEDSGAFTGEISVPMLQEVGVTHCIIGHSERREMFNDTDETVNKKAKRLIDAGITPILCIGETEAQYDAGDSEKVIRDQLTGSLADMCPKCVGNMVIAYEPIWAIGTGKSASVEIAENCCRIVRDQVRVMYGDEAAENVRVQYGGSVKPNNIVEYMAQPDIDGALIGGASLKADSFIEIIEKTK